One segment of Rosa chinensis cultivar Old Blush chromosome 6, RchiOBHm-V2, whole genome shotgun sequence DNA contains the following:
- the LOC112174568 gene encoding NADP-dependent D-sorbitol-6-phosphate dehydrogenase gives MSITLNSGFKMPVIGLGVWRMEGKEIRDLIINSINIGYRHFDCAADYRNESEVGEALAEAFSTGLVKREDLFITTKLWNSDHGHVVEACKDSLKKLRLDYLDLYLVHFPVATKHTGVGATDSALDEDGVLEIDTTISLETTWRAMEDLVSLGLVRSIGISNYDIFLTRDCLAYSKVKPAVNQIETHPYFQRDSLVKFCLKHGISVTAHTPLGGAAANTEWFGSVSALDDPVLKNLAEKYKKTVAQVVLRWGIQRNTVVIPKTSKLERLKENFQVFDFEISKEDMDLIKKVDRKLRTNQPAKFWGVDLFA, from the exons ATGTCGATAACACTCAACAGCGGGTTCAAAATGCCAGTAATCGGTCTTGGTGTTTGGCGCATGGAAGGAAAAGAAATCAGAGACCTCATCATCAATTCCATCAACATTGGTTATCGCCATTTTGACTGCGCTG CTGATTACAGGAATGAATCAGAAGTTGGAGAGGCACTAGCAGAAGCATTTTCCACTGGGCTTGTTAAGCGAGAGGATCTCTTCATCACCACCAAG CTTTGGAATTCAGATCACGGACATGTTGTGGAGGCCTGTAAAGACAGTCTAAAGAAGCTTCGGTTGGATTATCTAGATCTGTACCTTGTTCACTTTCCTGTTGCCACGAAGCACACCG GAGTTGGTGCAACTGACAGTGCTTTGGATGAGGATGGGGTGCTAGAGATAGACACAACTATTTCTCTAGAAACTACTTGGCGTGCTATGGAAGATCTGGTTTCTCTGGGTTTAGTTCGTAGTATTGGGATCAG CAACTATGACATCTTTCTCACTAGAGATTGCTTGGCCTATTCCAAAGTGAAGCCTGCTGTGAATCAGATTGAAACTCACCCATACTTCCAGCGTGATTCTCTTGTCAAATTCTGTCTGAAACACGGCATCTCCGTCACAGCCCACACTCCACTTGGAGGTGCTGCAGCCAACACTGAATGGTTTGGTTCAGTTTCAGCTCTGGATGATCCAGTTCTCAAG AATCTTGCTGAGAAATACAAAAAGACAGTGGCCCAGGTTGTTCTTCGATGGGGCATTCAACGCAACACGGTTGTAATCCCGAAGACGTCAAAACTCGAGAGATTGAAAGAGAACTTTCAAGTCTTTGACTTTGAGATTTCCAAAGAGGACATGGACCTCATTAAAAAGGTGGACAGGAAACTCCGGACCAATCAACCTGCCAAGTTTTGGGGCGTTGATCTATTTGCTTAG